Proteins encoded within one genomic window of Halorussus salilacus:
- a CDS encoding queuine tRNA-ribosyltransferase tRNA-guanine transglycosylase gives MRFYVPEWDDNVDANYDFLHDEHSTLAKTERELQYIWDIFDYDTTPIDGVLISREQVEESNTKLDNLTTYGVYHPESRLHLPDWLPTISDCGAWGYKSLPFPPYGNQEMLDFYEQMDVTVGVTIDHLVLGSGQEGRLYLDKRAFKRSGFTPSDIPETIADNVDVMVDEWPTDWPEYVTEYDETIYGETSPIPFERADFEGSLSGVLTRFADDPRAVYRENDTQFRYDLTLENAAEMKALYDAKDYSFRLMVAVQGWDADSYARATQDVLDHGYQYLGIGGVAGSPVDDVRDIVTAVGNTVKTHERAETMRVDTHVFGFAKTDAFDTVGQAGMASFDSASMLRAAWTGGDNYHLSSDRRYDAIRVRFGTTRDTLEESIEKALHGQELLHALRAFDNGESIADAIREWYATATVALDGLPPYLEANHLDEKYDQRLLRDVEQQFRDDYEYSRALRANFSRTFRRQVVKHLRDNGTDATLDEYESLVETARNIFETKFPQTLDAVEALEDREDEVATFAQIQRVVEDYVTADVIDDEEYLEAYEDLLRVKPWRECDCPICEDLGIEVAVFRANNRNRRRGFHNMRRFYDEFEEDLPKLLVATPATEELTQVETVEDYLGGECPDLWEQIYDLPVAEIGTLDNGGLYEWWTDAPSAVATDAMAGPVSEFCVRYDDLYLYDPDGDVSQQTVQEIEDANCTVHIYDSGDDVRAAVLDRLDYDNEFVPKRPVQIELGDF, from the coding sequence GTGCGCTTCTATGTTCCTGAGTGGGATGATAACGTCGATGCGAATTACGATTTTCTGCATGACGAACACTCTACGTTAGCGAAAACAGAGCGGGAGCTCCAGTACATCTGGGACATCTTTGACTACGACACGACGCCGATTGATGGAGTCCTCATCTCCCGCGAACAGGTCGAAGAAAGCAACACCAAGCTTGACAACCTCACGACCTATGGTGTCTACCATCCTGAGTCACGCTTGCATCTGCCGGATTGGTTGCCAACGATCAGCGACTGTGGTGCGTGGGGGTACAAGTCTCTCCCGTTTCCGCCGTACGGAAATCAGGAGATGCTCGACTTCTACGAGCAGATGGATGTGACGGTAGGCGTCACGATCGACCATCTCGTACTTGGCTCCGGCCAAGAAGGTCGCCTCTACCTCGACAAGCGAGCGTTCAAGCGGAGTGGGTTTACCCCATCGGACATCCCCGAGACGATAGCTGACAACGTCGATGTCATGGTCGATGAGTGGCCCACGGACTGGCCAGAATACGTCACGGAGTATGACGAAACGATTTATGGGGAGACTTCACCGATTCCATTCGAGCGAGCTGATTTCGAGGGATCACTATCTGGGGTACTTACCCGATTCGCTGATGATCCGCGTGCGGTCTACCGCGAGAACGACACCCAGTTCCGGTACGACTTGACGTTGGAGAATGCTGCAGAGATGAAGGCGTTGTACGATGCGAAGGACTATTCGTTCCGGTTGATGGTCGCCGTCCAAGGCTGGGATGCGGATTCCTATGCACGGGCGACACAGGACGTGCTCGACCATGGCTATCAGTACCTCGGAATCGGTGGCGTTGCGGGAAGTCCGGTCGATGACGTACGTGACATCGTTACGGCTGTCGGAAATACGGTCAAGACGCACGAACGGGCAGAGACAATGCGAGTCGATACACACGTCTTCGGGTTCGCCAAGACGGACGCGTTCGATACCGTGGGCCAGGCCGGAATGGCGAGCTTCGATAGTGCGAGTATGCTCCGTGCAGCATGGACCGGCGGCGACAACTATCACCTCAGTAGTGACCGGCGGTACGACGCGATTCGGGTCCGGTTCGGGACGACCAGGGATACGCTCGAAGAGAGCATCGAGAAGGCACTTCACGGTCAAGAATTGCTTCACGCGCTACGGGCATTCGATAATGGCGAATCAATTGCTGACGCGATACGCGAGTGGTATGCAACTGCCACAGTTGCGCTTGATGGCCTCCCCCCATACTTAGAAGCCAACCACCTCGATGAGAAGTACGACCAGCGACTCCTTAGGGACGTCGAGCAACAGTTTCGGGACGATTACGAGTACAGCCGAGCGCTCCGTGCCAATTTCAGTCGAACGTTCCGGCGACAAGTCGTCAAACATCTCCGCGACAACGGCACAGACGCGACGCTTGACGAGTACGAATCACTCGTTGAAACTGCACGAAATATCTTCGAAACCAAGTTCCCACAGACCCTCGACGCGGTCGAAGCACTCGAAGACCGCGAGGACGAAGTCGCTACCTTCGCCCAGATTCAACGGGTCGTCGAAGACTACGTGACGGCCGACGTAATCGACGATGAAGAGTATCTCGAAGCCTACGAAGACCTTCTCCGCGTCAAACCGTGGCGAGAGTGCGACTGCCCAATCTGCGAGGACTTAGGTATCGAAGTTGCGGTGTTCCGGGCCAACAACCGGAATCGGCGACGTGGATTCCACAACATGAGGCGATTCTATGATGAATTCGAGGAAGACCTCCCGAAACTCCTCGTTGCAACACCGGCGACTGAAGAACTCACACAGGTCGAAACCGTTGAGGACTACCTCGGTGGTGAATGTCCAGACCTCTGGGAGCAGATTTATGATCTCCCTGTGGCCGAAATTGGGACGCTTGATAACGGCGGACTCTACGAATGGTGGACCGATGCTCCCTCCGCCGTGGCGACTGACGCAATGGCAGGCCCCGTCTCTGAGTTCTGCGTCCGGTACGATGACCTCTACCTATACGATCCAGACGGTGACGTGTCCCAGCAGACAGTCCAGGAAATCGAAGACGCGAATTGCACGGTTCATATCTACGACTCCGGTGACGACGTTCGAGCGGCCGTTCTCGACCGGCTGGACTACGATAACGAGTTCGTCCCGAAACGCCCCGTCCAAATCGAACTGGGAGACTTCTAA
- a CDS encoding TrlF family AAA-like ATPase → MSLSKGATWNRWDLHVHTPESFDHQFSTDADGEYDEVWERYIDELSEIDDVSCLGITDYFSIDGYERVRKAKVEGRLENLDLVIPNIELRIDNVVVERGKENKSGASRSIDLHVLFSEDLDPDTIRKNFLHRVDALKPNGEEISLARENIERLGRERGIEHLDERSGDDFQVGCERLNVKRESVFDALDKEVFEGKYLIVLDDTTWDDIPWKTRAGTMRANLASQADAFFSSNENTRNFLLGQHPSNTPKEVIETFGSLKPCIHGSDAHDFASLCAPDEDRYCWIKAETTFEGLKQIKYEPDERVRIQPEDPQGHVPGYTPERVEIRDGEVEDVLTVTDTDLPLNPNLVTVIGGKGAGKTTLLDLIANCFEDRCRRDKSVPIDENSFIQRIEDENPEILTRLEFNSDSIDGFHKRVRDKETIESAQVEYLPQGKISEYCRKKEKLHEQIINLIKSSVRQSDRNLMNRFDEKLDEISAIEDELEDLTRSLYQFEPETINSRIQDAREEVKTAKAKLEDKKTEIEEYREQHGDELQNNSATDLQNEIDSLEGAIESLESYKAEIEDVLNEIDGLEEVNESLASISIEAEERELGNSVSPIEYRQQLRSLQEIKNTIDKRIDTRETEKEAVEAELENLTDAEERLSELLTEKRDIESDLEKKHTRLETLRENKQQITKLRKKRREQFKQYVSGFVALENVYQLVIEEFNRNQVTILDDVDFSPQVTSDESLSERLHDCLDGRQVNVQRLQEALANLDQALEKDSPERGEYVERFLDKVEGLKQYLVSDVDERKFDELLYDSYLSLTEEIYFQGTKMEGLSLGQKGTVLLKILLAEGSTPLIIDQPEENLDNRFIYKTLKDTFREAKKQRQVIIATHNANLVVNTDAEQVVIANYEESEINFTAGPLENPQIRDEVTTLLEGGKKAFRYREQKYGLTD, encoded by the coding sequence ATGAGCCTTAGCAAAGGAGCGACGTGGAATCGGTGGGATTTACACGTTCATACTCCAGAGTCATTTGACCATCAGTTCTCGACGGATGCTGATGGGGAGTACGATGAGGTATGGGAAAGATACATCGATGAATTATCAGAAATTGACGATGTATCTTGTCTCGGTATCACTGACTACTTCAGCATTGATGGATATGAACGAGTTCGTAAAGCGAAAGTGGAGGGACGACTCGAAAACCTGGATTTGGTCATCCCGAATATCGAATTGCGTATTGACAACGTGGTTGTCGAACGTGGCAAAGAAAATAAAAGCGGGGCCTCACGCAGCATCGATCTCCACGTTCTATTCAGCGAAGATTTAGACCCAGACACGATCCGCAAAAACTTCTTACACCGTGTGGACGCATTGAAGCCCAACGGAGAGGAAATCAGCCTCGCTCGTGAAAACATTGAGCGGCTTGGACGAGAACGCGGTATCGAACACCTCGACGAACGCTCCGGCGATGATTTCCAAGTCGGATGTGAGCGCCTGAACGTCAAACGAGAGTCGGTATTCGATGCCCTCGACAAGGAAGTATTTGAGGGGAAGTATCTCATTGTTCTTGACGATACGACGTGGGATGATATCCCTTGGAAGACCCGAGCAGGCACGATGAGAGCCAATCTAGCCAGCCAAGCAGACGCATTTTTCAGTTCGAACGAGAACACACGCAATTTCCTTTTGGGCCAACATCCATCAAATACGCCGAAGGAAGTCATCGAGACGTTCGGCAGTCTCAAACCATGCATTCACGGCTCGGATGCGCATGATTTTGCCTCGCTGTGTGCCCCCGATGAGGACCGATACTGCTGGATTAAAGCTGAAACCACCTTTGAAGGCCTCAAACAAATAAAATACGAACCCGATGAGAGAGTGCGGATACAACCAGAAGATCCCCAAGGGCACGTACCTGGATACACCCCAGAACGGGTCGAAATCCGTGATGGGGAAGTTGAAGATGTGCTCACGGTTACAGATACTGATCTCCCCCTCAATCCCAACCTAGTAACAGTGATTGGAGGGAAGGGTGCCGGAAAAACAACACTTCTTGACCTGATTGCCAATTGTTTCGAAGACCGATGCCGCCGTGACAAGAGCGTGCCCATTGATGAAAACTCGTTCATTCAGCGCATCGAAGACGAAAACCCGGAGATACTGACTCGTCTAGAGTTTAATAGTGACAGTATTGACGGATTCCATAAACGAGTTCGTGATAAGGAAACCATCGAATCAGCACAAGTAGAGTACCTTCCTCAAGGGAAAATATCCGAGTACTGCCGCAAGAAAGAAAAGTTGCACGAACAGATCATCAACCTCATAAAAAGCAGTGTCCGGCAATCGGATCGTAACCTGATGAACCGGTTCGACGAAAAGCTAGACGAGATCTCCGCAATTGAAGATGAGTTAGAGGACCTGACGAGGTCTCTTTACCAGTTTGAACCAGAGACAATCAACTCACGGATTCAGGATGCACGCGAGGAAGTGAAGACCGCAAAGGCCAAACTCGAAGATAAGAAGACGGAGATTGAGGAATATCGGGAACAGCACGGAGACGAGCTACAGAATAACTCAGCGACAGACCTCCAAAATGAGATCGATTCTTTGGAAGGGGCCATTGAGTCACTCGAATCCTACAAGGCCGAGATCGAAGACGTACTCAACGAGATTGACGGGTTGGAAGAGGTGAACGAAAGTCTTGCAAGTATCTCAATAGAGGCGGAAGAACGGGAACTCGGAAACTCCGTTTCCCCCATCGAGTATCGCCAACAACTCCGAAGCCTCCAAGAAATCAAAAACACGATCGACAAGCGGATTGATACGAGGGAAACAGAAAAAGAAGCAGTCGAAGCCGAACTCGAAAACCTCACCGACGCTGAAGAGAGACTTTCTGAACTACTGACTGAGAAACGTGATATCGAGTCCGACCTTGAGAAAAAGCATACGAGATTAGAGACTCTTCGAGAAAACAAGCAACAGATAACTAAACTACGAAAAAAGCGACGTGAACAGTTCAAACAATACGTTAGCGGGTTTGTAGCCCTAGAAAACGTCTACCAGCTAGTGATAGAGGAATTCAATCGAAATCAGGTCACGATTCTAGACGATGTTGATTTCTCCCCTCAAGTGACTTCTGACGAATCACTATCTGAGCGTCTTCACGATTGTCTTGACGGTCGGCAGGTTAACGTTCAGCGGTTACAAGAGGCTCTCGCCAATCTTGACCAAGCTCTTGAGAAAGACTCCCCCGAGCGGGGAGAATACGTCGAGCGGTTCCTCGACAAGGTTGAGGGACTGAAACAATACCTCGTTTCAGATGTTGATGAACGGAAATTCGATGAACTTCTGTATGATTCTTATCTCTCTTTGACTGAGGAGATTTACTTCCAAGGAACGAAGATGGAGGGTCTTTCCTTGGGACAGAAGGGAACGGTTCTTCTAAAAATCCTGCTTGCAGAAGGGTCAACGCCGCTGATAATTGATCAGCCTGAAGAGAATCTTGACAACCGGTTCATCTACAAAACGCTCAAAGACACGTTCCGCGAGGCGAAAAAACAGCGGCAGGTCATCATTGCAACCCATAATGCAAATCTCGTGGTGAACACCGATGCAGAACAAGTAGTCATTGCAAACTACGAGGAGAGCGAGATCAATTTCACTGCGGGCCCTCTTGAAAACCCCCAAATCCGTGATGAAGTCACCACCCTTCTTGAAGGCGGAAAGAAAGCATTCCGGTATCGTGAGCAAAAGTACGGACTAACAGACTGA
- a CDS encoding phage NrS-1 polymerase family protein: MADTQIPAVLQRRPQWVCWRTEDRDGEATKVPVDPAGGGYASVRDTDTWSDYATAQAYARATAGVDGIGFVFTADDPYAGVDLDACREPATGEVEDWAIEVLRALDSYTEYSPSGTGFHVIVEGTVPSGGNRADQLELYDENRYFTVTGDRVPGAPTEVEQRNDALQAVHEEYIGSEEPTSDVEGAPPSEPLSLSDEALLEKAQNAANGEKFRALWEGDTLGYDSHSEADQALCTLLAFWTGGDPQRIERLFDQSGLTRDKWRDRPDYRKRTIRNAIRHCSAFYDGRKGEESS, from the coding sequence ATGGCTGACACGCAGATTCCCGCGGTCTTGCAACGAAGACCCCAGTGGGTGTGCTGGCGCACCGAGGACCGGGACGGCGAGGCGACGAAGGTGCCCGTCGATCCTGCCGGTGGTGGCTACGCCAGTGTACGCGACACGGACACGTGGAGCGACTACGCCACCGCGCAGGCGTATGCCCGGGCCACGGCCGGTGTCGACGGCATCGGGTTCGTGTTCACCGCGGACGATCCGTACGCGGGCGTCGATCTCGATGCCTGCCGGGAGCCGGCAACGGGCGAGGTCGAGGACTGGGCCATCGAGGTCCTGCGGGCCCTCGATTCGTACACGGAGTACAGCCCCAGCGGCACCGGGTTCCACGTCATCGTCGAAGGTACCGTGCCGTCCGGGGGCAACCGGGCGGACCAGTTGGAACTGTACGACGAGAATCGGTACTTCACCGTGACGGGCGACCGCGTCCCGGGAGCCCCGACAGAGGTCGAGCAACGGAACGACGCACTACAGGCGGTCCACGAGGAGTACATTGGGTCGGAGGAGCCCACCTCCGACGTGGAGGGAGCACCACCGTCGGAACCGCTGTCCTTGTCGGACGAGGCGTTACTCGAGAAGGCGCAGAATGCGGCGAACGGCGAGAAGTTCCGGGCGCTGTGGGAGGGCGATACGTTGGGGTACGATAGCCATTCGGAGGCGGACCAAGCTTTGTGTACGTTGCTCGCGTTCTGGACGGGCGGGGACCCGCAGCGGATTGAGCGGCTGTTCGATCAGAGCGGGCTTACTCGTGACAAGTGGCGGGACCGGCCGGACTACCGGAAGCGCACGATTCGGAACGCCATCCGGCACTGTTCGGCGTTCTACGACGGAAGGAAGGGGGAGGAATCATCGTAA
- a CDS encoding HesA/MoeB/ThiF family protein: MPDRLVVSAGQMQTLREHLLQEDAQERCAYGFCTRSGDRWVVADIVAVPDEAMRTQRRTACRPAPAFERDQLGTCVRHGYRPLLMHSHPFSDTAGFSGQDITAINRYTNWLHGLYPETDFGFSVVGRREVETTVFEAAAEQFHPVPVDVVGNWRLDPPVATATDTAAIDADLHDRSLRLLTEPGQQRLAATTVAVVGTGGLGFSLTKQLARLGVQHLVLIDPDTVERSNLNRLTGATVWDVGRQKVTVLAQQLHDTGLDLTVETVPDPVEDATDALTDCDVVVGTVDQVSTRSVLNQYCVRHLRYYIDAGTVIRTADEEQVTAIEGIVQLVAPGASACYACLDRADPERARREQLSTAQLDAEVAEGYIEESALAPDPAVVTLNGTIASQAAAVFARLAAGYASPPDMVRYEELDTQLQELVTHRDSSCPTCGEEGLLGQGDRDPAADRDLGDPADSDLDLAISGGDTATDGGTPVAGTRRPGQRLVQWLTRISQQVRP; the protein is encoded by the coding sequence ATGCCTGACCGACTCGTCGTGTCGGCCGGGCAGATGCAGACGCTCCGCGAGCACCTGCTCCAGGAGGATGCCCAGGAACGGTGTGCGTACGGGTTCTGCACACGGTCGGGGGACCGCTGGGTGGTGGCAGATATCGTGGCGGTGCCGGACGAGGCGATGCGGACCCAGCGCCGGACGGCCTGTCGGCCGGCCCCGGCCTTTGAACGGGACCAGCTCGGGACCTGTGTGCGTCACGGCTACCGCCCGTTGCTCATGCATTCCCATCCGTTCAGCGACACGGCGGGGTTCTCCGGGCAGGACATCACGGCAATCAATCGGTACACGAACTGGTTGCACGGCCTGTATCCAGAGACCGATTTCGGGTTCAGCGTGGTGGGCCGCCGGGAGGTCGAGACCACCGTGTTCGAGGCGGCGGCCGAACAGTTTCATCCGGTCCCAGTCGACGTGGTGGGGAACTGGCGGCTTGACCCGCCGGTGGCGACGGCGACCGACACGGCGGCGATCGATGCCGACCTCCACGATCGGTCGCTCCGGCTGTTGACTGAGCCGGGCCAGCAACGGCTCGCGGCCACGACCGTGGCCGTGGTCGGGACCGGTGGGCTCGGCTTCAGCCTCACGAAACAGTTGGCGCGGCTCGGGGTCCAGCACCTGGTTCTCATCGACCCGGACACGGTTGAACGGTCGAACCTCAACCGGTTGACCGGGGCAACGGTCTGGGACGTGGGGCGGCAGAAAGTGACCGTCCTGGCCCAACAGCTTCACGACACCGGGTTGGATTTGACGGTGGAGACGGTGCCCGACCCCGTTGAGGACGCGACAGACGCCTTGACGGACTGTGACGTGGTGGTCGGCACCGTCGATCAGGTCTCGACCCGGTCGGTCCTGAACCAGTACTGTGTCCGGCACCTGCGGTACTACATCGATGCGGGCACCGTTATCCGGACCGCCGACGAGGAGCAGGTTACCGCCATCGAGGGGATCGTCCAACTGGTCGCGCCCGGTGCAAGCGCGTGTTATGCGTGTCTCGACCGGGCGGATCCCGAGCGGGCTCGGCGTGAACAGCTCTCGACCGCTCAACTGGATGCCGAGGTCGCGGAGGGCTACATCGAGGAGTCGGCGCTGGCACCGGACCCCGCGGTCGTCACGCTCAACGGTACGATTGCAAGCCAGGCGGCGGCCGTCTTCGCCCGGCTCGCGGCCGGGTACGCATCGCCGCCGGACATGGTGCGGTACGAGGAACTGGACACGCAGTTGCAGGAACTGGTGACGCACCGGGATTCGAGCTGTCCGACCTGCGGCGAGGAGGGCTTGCTGGGCCAGGGCGACCGGGACCCTGCCGCGGACCGTGACCTGGGTGACCCGGCCGACAGCGATCTCGACCTGGCCATCTCCGGAGGTGATACGGCGACCGATGGCGGGACTCCAGTGGCCGGGACCCGTCGTCCAGGTCAGCGCCTCGTACAGTGGCTCACCCGGATAAGCCAGCAGGTGCGGCCATGA